The window GAGATCCCATGTTAGTGCATTGAAGGTACCAGAGATCTTCTTGACTGACAAAATCACTCTTCTGAGATGTACTCCGCCTCATTAGGTAGTTGTTGCATATCTTGTAAGTACATTGTGATACCAGGAACATAGTTGTGGTGGTTTACTGAAAGGAAATAATGTGTCatcttttttctttgttattttttaacaaaaaataatgcaTGTGTACTGCAAGTCCATACCTTTATGATTTGTATATCCACATTGTGGAGCAAAACTTGATGTTGAAGAACTATTGACGCTTTCATTCTATTCTGAAATATCCATCTACTTATCAAGTACAATTTCTCTTCTCCTTAAACAAAAAGACTGTGTGAATAGTTTTACATACTTATGTTTATTTTGGGTCCAATCTTTAGATACCTGGTTATTAATCTGGCCATTAAAAAGTGGATTTATTTCAGAGGTCTTTCTAGTATCAAactagaaactttatttttagtacCTGTGACTCACATGGAGGAATTGAATTTGTTCCTGGCATTATATGCATCATTACTTGTGGTTTCTTACAATATCACTTTGAAACCCATCAgacatagattacattaaatttgatatGCTGGTTTGacctcttttatatatatatatatatatatatatatatatatatatatattaattattacattatcatatgacaatgttacctgtttctatagcaatgctatgtataaacgtttatgtaacaataaagactgattctgatTATGATACTAGTTCTGAAATCCATCAGACTCACAagtttgttttggaaataaaattaaccaGTGAGGATTTTCTGTAGTTCAGTTGTGAGTGATCAGTCTTTGCctactttacataataaaaaataggtGAATTGAAAGCATATATTTCAATctgaaaaagttaaataaatgtaattttttgttagatatcaaaattataatgtaatatattgcaatatagTTTTCTGTACTGAGGGTGAATGTAATACAACATATTGTCTACTATTATTAAGTCTTTAACTtgatatattaatactttttattacattttttgcagTTTTTCTACTCATTCAGTAGATTGAACAACCAAAGACGGGGTTTTGAAAGGACTCCTGACCAACATCAGGTAAGAGATGAAAAGTATACTATTGATTATCttatgttaaatatgttattctactgaataaaacctattatatcatattttggCATACAATACATGTGAGTAATGTTAACAACaacttttatttagaaaaacattgtaGCAAAGAGAGGGgattaatgaaagtaaataagTATAGTAACATAGTGAAAATAGTGGACAGTAAGAAAAATGTTGAGACTTAAGTATCAATCTAGTATCAAGCTACTTACCACTAGTATAACACTGTTcctaaaaatatagtattatgttatttaatgttaaacttcATTAAGTCTAAACATACTAGAAATTCTTAAGAAAATATATGTGATGGATGGCATTACCTCTGTGGCCAACTTTATTTACCTATTCACTTTCACTTACTTTTCAACTGCTTTTAactgttgaaaaataatttgttaagtagataaatatagaatttgatttaattacatttgaacacatagaccaatatttaatacttttatttttgtggggCCTTTCGATAgtaaggctatcttcgtcagacacatcacgcAGATaaccttgctatcgaaaggcttcacaaaaataaaagtattaaatattggtttatgtgtttatatgtaattaagttaacagtaaccaatataatcTCCATCTTCAACATAGAATTTGATGTATAGATTCAtagaaaatttacataatttatagtaagaaaattactatactatataatttgtatttaaagtttgaaaataaaaatttacatgtaGTCATTTTTtggatagtaaataatttttataaattttgtagtttttacttttaaaataggtTAGTAAGTTCAATGAGAACCTCCATTTTCTATAATGTCCAATATTTATCTCAAGCCAATTATGCATCACTGTTGCCCCTGgtagttttttaatgttacatagtACTATACTGTACAACTACTCAATTGTGATTTCATGGTaataaagtgtaactttgttaGCACCCAATCCAGTTTAAAATAACATAGTGTTAAGTTTCAAAATGGATCAAGAAAATCAATGGCCAAAGTTTTAAAACTGCCATTAAATCTTGTTTTCTTACAGTCATTAAATACAGAGAAGATAAATGTTCAAgtctattaaaaaaacaatgtagtTTAGGCtactgtgtttaaaatatttaataataacagaaaacattactatgtaaataaagagtatttaaacaataaacgattttatttcaattcaaaactTCCAATGTACTTCTGCCGGAGACCTGGGAAATTTACCTCATtctgaaaattacattatttataaaataattttttttgctattGCAAACATTGTGAGcaactttaaaatgtctaaaTTGATATAAATGATATTCATACACGATTTTTTTCATGTAATGAAAACTTAGATTAACTTAagcaattcattatttattattgatataaaaaacaaaaataagcaaATTACGTTAAATTTAGTGTCTGTTTATTGTATTGCCAATCCTTCCATTGACCAGGTGGTTATAATATGACATTGGAGACATTTAAACCCCAAAAATCAGCTTACTAGTCTTAAGTCTTTACACTGTGAGGAAGTTccaaataaatgattttgtttcCAGGATGACATTCCTACTGGAATAGAGTACCGTCAAGGAAGCCGTGGATACGGTGAAGCTACCACTGAGGTATGACACAATAGTATACTTTAGATTATTCTGTGTTAACATATTAATAGTAGTGTTTCATCAACAAACCAACTATATATAAGAAGttcttgaattttatataattgaaaataataatttaaacttttatgaaaGGTCTTCcttttttttgtttgattggAAAATAGCACATGACATTCATTAATGTTATGAGATATCGTAATATATGCTTCTGAAATCTTCAATTACAGATGCATGCAACCTTTTACCCTCCTTTTTGCTTCCATATGCTTTATACATACTTCATTATACCTACAGAAAACAATGTCTTTAAGCATTCCATATATAATAAAAGTCATTATGTACTCTTAGAACGCTGAAGCAAAGTATTCTAAGAGTGTGTAATTTACATGTTTTCTAAGTTGAATAATGTACACAAGTGCTATTCCACCAAAGGAATGGATATTTTCTCACTTGAtgacaaaaatttgtttaactcacTTGGCATTTCACTTGGTTTTCAATGATATTTATTAGAACATGTCAAGCTGGTTCTTTTCATAAAACCTTCTAAATCTTTGACAGAGCATAATTTCCTAGTTAATAAACAGCAACAGACTTTGAATAGTATTTTCTCTGAATAGACAATATTCTTCAGTTGTTGGAGTTCTTTGGTTAGGTCTTTTATAGTTAATGTCTTTCTGTTTAGGGACAGTTTTAAGTTTTGGAAATTTGTCGTTTACATATGATCATACACACTTTTATCTTTTTTCATGAAACATATATTGAAGAATTCCTTCAGAAGATTTTCCCCATGTTCTTCAAGCGTCAAAAGACGAATCAGCACACCTTTTTCtactactttacatttaaatatgttaggttttgtttcttttagtaaCAACTAATGCATGTGTACTACAAGTTCATACCTTTAGGATTTGTTCAATCACGTTGTGGATCATAACTTGACTTTGAAGAACTATTGATGCTGTCACTCTCTTCTGAAATGTCCATCTGCTTGTGAAGTACAATTTCTCTTCTCCTAAAAGAGAGATTCGCAGAGAAACTGTGAATAGTTTTACATACTTATGTGCCACTATGGCATGGTTTGTTTTGGGTCAAATCTTTAGATACCTGGTTACTAATCTGGGCATACCAAAATGGATTTATTTCAGAGGTCTTTCTACTATCAGactagaaactttatttttaatatctctgaCACACATGGAGGAATTGAAATTGTTCCTGGCATTATATGCGCTATTACCATTACCTATTGGTTTCTTACAATATCACTTTGAAACCCATCAGACTGCCAAGTTTGTGTGCTTTTCTtggaaataaacttaattatgtatGCTTTTCTGTGGTTTACAGGCAAGTGATAATTATCAACcttttctataatttatagaCGAGTGATTTTGATGGAATTCATAATTTCTATTACTCGTTTGTCAAATATCCCGGAAActatcttattattaaaattgtattgtttataaacatgCTTCTAGTACTCCACACCTAGTACTTTgtgacaggcttcactgaggctgcatgcaaaattttaaatctataactgatacattcttgagatgtcctgcacGCAGATAGATAGACATATATTATACAGAACAGATATTTACACCAAAATTgtgcttagccaaattccatggttgaacatacACCAACCAAGAACACCttctaatttatttagaaatgaatttcatggaaaatttcaagtccacagttaaaatcttttttgggataccttgccacatgatacatttacagttttgttcattaagttatgtttcatagcGGTTTTCAAATAATGAACGATTTGGTGAACAAGGGAGAGTACTACTACGCAATACTGTGCTAAAATCAAATGTTTGATTTTAGCACAACTAAGGTTAACTTTcccctttattatttttagttttattctatgAATAACAATGTCTCATGTTAAATTCTTgtgtgattgtactcagtttgtttacaaatttatttattctgtaatttctcaatgctatcatggttacccctGAGACAATGTAAAATTACTCTCtactagcgctcagccaataCTGATGGACTAacacgcaccatcatcgaattctgTGTTTCTTCAtattaaataaagcttcatgcaaacctTAAAGTCAATTGGTCATTTTGTATTTacgatattgtgtggacagacagacaggtagacagttagaaatgaaaattttcagtctcttaagtgataggcttcgcttaagctaagtcaatattttttattttgcaagttaaaataatttaaaatgagaataaatgaataaacatttattttcatattacatcttacaagACCCAGCTTTGCTGATAAGACAGAACATAGTCCATAACACAtcaataataagtattaaacaaatattattactgCTACTTAATATaacctaatatttattatatatttaaaattattaaatattaataaaattcacataaaacCAACTTaatcaattctttattattaatgCAATTAAGAAAAataggcaaataaatttaaatatggtgTGTTTAGTGTTTTGTCAAATTTTGCATTAAGTAATGGTTATAAAATGACATTGaagacattaaaataaacaaaaaatctgcctacttttaattagttatttttgtgatgaggtttttataaaacgtttttgaTTTGCAGCATGGCTTTCCAATTCCAACACGCCGTCCAAGAAGGGAACATCGATTCTACAGCCAAGCTGGTGCAGCTGTATGTAATAAGAATATACTTTAGATTATCTTACATTAATGTATTATTAGTAGTATTTCATCATCAAACTTACCAGACATAACAAGTTCTGGAATTTCGTCAAAGTGAATGTAATCATTTACACTTTTACAAAAGGTtatatgtttttgttagtttgaaaCACAACACCTGGAATTCTTAATGTTATTGGGTATCCTAATAAATGGTCTTAAAATCTTCAATTCCACATGAATGCAACCATTTACTGCTTTTTCGCTTCGATATTCTACAATGAAAACAATGTCTATTGTCATTGTCTTTGAGCATTGGATATATAATAAAAAGCGGTTATATGCTTATAAAATGTAGAAACATAGAAATGTCCATCTGCTTATCAAGTACAATTTCTCTTCTCCTTGAAGAAAAACTGTGTGAATAGTTTTACATACTCATGTGCCAATATAGCCTGGTTTATTTTGGGTCCAATCTTTAGATACCTAGTTACTAATCTGGGCATTACAAAGTGGATTTATTTCAGAGTTCTTTCTACTATCAAactagaaactttatttttgataCCTCTGACTCACATGGAGGAATTGAAATTGTTCCTGGCATTACATACATCATTACTTGTGGTTTCTTACAATATCACTTTGAAACCCATCAgacatagattacattaaatttgttatgctgGCTTGacctcttatatatatatatatatatatatatatatatatatatatatatatatatatatatatatataattattacattatcataTGACAGTGTTACCTGTTTCTATAGCAAtgatatttaaaaacgtttatgtaacaataaagactgattctgatTATGATACTAATTCTGAAATCCATCAGACTGacaagtttacaataaaattaaccaGTGACGATTTTCTGTAGTTCAGTTGTGAGAGATCAGCGACTGCCTACTTTACATCATAAGGAATTGCTGAAATGAAAgcatatatttcaatttgaaaaagtcaaataaatgtaattttttgataGATAACAGAATTATAACTTAATAGATCCCAATATAGTTTTCTGTATTTAGAGTGAATGTAATACAACATATTGTCTACTATTATTAagtctttaatttgatatattaacattgtttttattacattttttgcagTTTTTCGTCTCCATCAGTTTTATGTACAACCGAAGAAGACTACGGAATGAAGGTTACCCTTATATTCTACAGGTcatagatataattatattattgattatctGATCTTAAATTATCAATCTAGAGTTAAGTTTACACAAAGACTAGTTGACAGTTTCTAACAATAGAATAGTATGTTAGTGTTTCCTTTAagtgctttttatttattttttattaaaaaataattttgtttgaataaacatTATATGTATACATCACACATTTAGTTACCTATCTAGTGGTATATCTGAGTATTACCTATATATAAtaccttgtatttttttaaaatattgtcttctGTATGCTGCAAAATGGCCACGCAAATTCAAGcaaattgatataaattatattcctAAATGATTTTCTTATTTAATGAAAACTTGGATTAACTTAAGCAactcattatttattattgatataaaaaacaaaaataagcaaattacgttaaatttagtgtctgtttattgtattttcaatCCTTCCATTGACCAGGTGGTTATAATATGACATTGGAGACATTAAAAACCCCtataaaaatcagtttacaattattgTCTTTACAATGTGaggaagtttaaaatacatttttttgtttccagTTTTGCAATGTTAATCCAACCCAATACCGGCGAGGATTCCGTCAGAGATACTATGGAAGATACCGTCGTCATTGATACAGTGAAGATGCACTGGgatgttaaattaaactttagtttattgtttgttaacattttattagtagtattGTATCAACAAACCCACAATTTATAATAAGTTCTTGAATTTTGTCtagttaaaaataatcatttaccaCCTTTTGAATAGTtcttaagtgtttttgttagtttgaaaCATATCACATGGAATTCTCAATGTTACTATATAAGTTTAAACGCCAATCCTATTTAACTCACTAATCCTTATAAACCTAAATCCTATTTAAATCAAGGAAATTTATAGTCAGTTTAAACAATGCTATTGAAACTTCTTTTCTTACACCTGGTAGTTTTATAATATTGCGTAGTTACTACTATACTGTACATCTGCTCAAGTGTGATTTCATGGTAATAAAGTGTAACTCTGTTAGCCCCCAATCCagtttttgaaatgtataataataaaatattacgttgttgtgtaataataatctgtatttcggacaataaataatttatttgagtttttgttttatttatttcatttgaattcaTAACTTCCACTGCACTTCTGTATGGGATACAGGACCAAGAAAATAACCTaacataaaaatcaaatgaattattaaataatattttcttttaattttgcatttagaACATTGTAAGCtgactttgaaatataaatataataatacatataactaattattttactaaatgatATTTTACTTGTTACAAACTAGTAAATCAACTCAAGCAATtcatcattattaataaaaaaaaaattacaaagcaaGTTAAATATACTGTGTGTTTTAGTGTACTTTAAATCATTACATTTATTGGTGGGTGGATATAAAATGACATTGGagacattaaaaaatttacagaaaaattgtACCATCAGTTTCAGTGAACAAAATTTATCTCTCATATTAAAGATCTACAACATAACTCTAATAATGATGTTGCAGTGATATAACATTAACATGAAGGAGTCTATTATTGATGTGTAGGCACGCACACgtgcacacacacaaacatacacacaATATTAACACTAATAAAAATGTCTTCTTTCAGACAAGACTGTTATTTTAATCACTATTCTGAGTTAAAGGTCAGCTGCTACTTATTGTAGATAATAGATGTACAAGGTGgggttttttgtatatttaaggATCATTTAGCTTTTCAGTTATTGGAGATGTATTTATAACTGCGCTTTGGTATTTGAAGCTTTATTTTTGGATTCATCCTTGTATGatcatattatttcttaatatagaATACCAGCTGAACACATAACTATACAGAGTTTGCATTGAGGTTagagttactttttttaaagtccaaacatagaaataaaaagaAGAGAAATGTACGTGGCacctgattttaacatttaaattcaaataataaacaaaaaaagagtTTCAAAGGGAaagatttatataattacttGATAATTATGGTTTCCCAAAATGTTTTGGAACCAGCAAgtgtgtcataaaaaataaaattatgcctAGTTAACATTTTAAGTAGCAAATATACTACAAGAAAAAAACCAACGTTAATTAACATAGAGTTAGGAATGTCAGATCACTGAGCactcttaattttttataatagataagAATATGATAcacaatacatttacaaaaatatattaaaaacaattgttctcaaataaaaatttacacaatattaGTAACAACTAAAATAGAGTGGATCAAAATTAGCATAATCTCTGACAATCTGAGTTtgcaaccaaatttaaaatatttttttaacaatatcatgttatttttagtttgtgtttCCATTACATGCTGTGAACAGGAATGAAAACCAAAAATgcttaacaaacaaacaaaagaatcAGTATACAAAGCACAAAAAGGCAATTTTGTACATTGGCAAACAAATTAAGTGACccaattaaatttcaaacataaaaaaaatataaatcaatataatatttaagacatTCAACCCCTTTAACACACCATCTAAACCGTATACTGCACTGTATACTGTCTCAGTCCCTAATAGAATTAAATGGTGCCTTTCAGattcattaaactttaaatttagaataattgaTTGTTTCTTTATTAGCAAAGTTGAATTCATATTTTAGATTGTATTTGATTCTAATAGAGAAATACCAAAGActattaaataaatgtgtgtagAATAGAAGAAAAGTAAAATAGAATACCTTATtgtaccaggcgaagttagagctaagaggTCCTTTCTAACACTTCACCTGGTGagcaacagcttaaaggtgacttctgaacgaCCACCTTACAAAATACACTCACTCTCTTCAGAGTATTATCTGTGCATTTGACATTCTGTAAAGGCTTATTGTCCATAATACATCCACAAGTTAAGAAAATTTACTCCCTCAGCTTTTATTATAGAGACTTGTtaggatatttttatttccacaatGGTAGGTGTTAAactctattaaaataattttgcctATTTATTATATGCGTGCTGGTGTAAAGACCAGTGCACACAGCAGCAGACAGATCGCTCTCCAAAAAACAGATGCAGCCTATTAAATGTTAATGCATGAAGAAATCCATCCGTCTGTATGCATATGTTATTGAATAACTTTACTTTGTGGACGATTTTTAGAATATCTTCAAGGAGACATTTTCCTTCTAGAATATGTAGACAGCAAGCAGCCATCTTGGAAGATATTGTTACCTACAGTTAATGTTTGCttctttattatgtttcaatGAACTGTTAACACTTGTTGAATTTTTCTTCACataataaaaaagaactttaaaGGTTTGCTCACCCTTATTCAAATCTTGCATAAGGgggttatattttacttttatatttatttaggtggatataaagttttttttattaattggataTACCCAATATggcatattacaatataaaagtgGTAACTCTTCACCATTCAAATCATTGCCATCTAGCaatgaaatactttataaaaagttCCCAACACAGCAAAAACATTTGACGCCATTGTAAGATTACTGAAGATGAGCAATAGACAGGTTAAGCAATAGACTTGCATCCGTATGTGGCAGTATGAGGAGACCTAACATCCATCACCATACATATGTCCACCTGAAAGATTTCTGAAGATGAGCAGTAGACAAGTTGTGTTCTGACCCAAAACATAAATCTATCTCCAGCAGTGTGTGTAGACATAACATCCATCCGCATACATATATCCACCTGTAAGATATCTGAATATGAGCAGTAAAAAGGTTAAGTTCTGACCCAAACCATGCATCCATCTACGGCAGTGTGTGTAGACCTAACATCCAACCGCATACATATGTCCACCTGAAAGATTTCTGAAGTTGAGCAGTAGACAGGTTGTGTTCTGACCCAAAACATGAATCCATTTGCGGCAGTGTATAGACACATCATCCATCCGCTTACATATGTACACCTATTTGTGAAGATGACCAGTAGACAGGTTAAGTTCTGACCCAAAATATGAATCCATTTGCGGCACTGTATAGACCTATCTTCCATCCGCATAAATATGTCCACCTGTAAGATTTCTAAAGTTGAGAAGTAGATATTTTGAGTTTTGACCCTAAACATGCATTCATCTGTGACAGTGTGTAAAGACCTAACTAACATCCATCACTATACGTATGACTATTTATAAGATTTCTGAAGATGAGTAATAGTGGGTAGTGCTACAAATGCTTCAGATACAAACATGTGGTAAAGTAAAGTGAGTGTCCTAACTGAGCAGGAAGTGAGACTGTGGCCA of the Homalodisca vitripennis isolate AUS2020 chromosome X, UT_GWSS_2.1, whole genome shotgun sequence genome contains:
- the LOC124369576 gene encoding uncharacterized protein LOC124369576, translating into MSYTSPIEVSSVSGQVTPPYRAVSLHISDSKVTTHQLNLFIKVKKGLIDFSIPPRYRRREHRYHSEVGTSFFYSFSRLNNQRRGFERTPDQHQDDIPTGIEYRQGSRGYGEATTEHGFPIPTRRPRREHRFYSQAGAAFFVSISFMYNRRRLRNEGYPYILQVIDIIILLII